GTGGCCTTCGATCCGACGCATGGCGTCTCGCCGCAGGAAAATCATGTGCGCGTCGCGATAGCGCTCGACTATCTGGGCGCGGCGCCGATCCGCGGCTCGCACTCCGGCGGCGGCGGCGAAACGCTGGACGTCAAAGTGCGCGTCGCGCGGGCGGCGGCCTTCAGCCAGTCGCAGTCGCAATCGCAGTAGCTGTCTCAGACTCCGATCAATTGACTGGCCGCGCTCTGGCGCGCGTCGGCGTCGCTTCGCGCGCGCTCGGCTAAGCCGATTTCATCGCACGGCGTGAAGCGCAGCCCGTCTTCGTCATATTGGAAATCGCATGCGTTGAGCGCGGCCACGACGCGCGGCCAGACGCCCTTCCTGTCCCAGCGATGGTAGCGCGTATAAGCCGTGTACCATTTGCCGAACCGCGGCGGCAGGCTGCGCCAGGGCGCGCCGGTGCGAACGATCCAGAACACCGCTTCGAGAAAAAGCCGATTGTCGCGGCCCCTACAGCCTGGGTCGCCTTGTTTTCCGGGAAGGACGGGAGCGACGGCCTGCCAATGTTCGTCCGACAGATACTGCTCAATCAATAGATCCTCCGTCGCGGCGCGTTGCGACGTCGACCCGCCGGACGCTTCGATGTGAAGGGCCGGGATGATCGATCGATATTTCTATCCTAGGTTGTAATTTTAAACAGCACAACCTATTTCGGCGCGGGGTCGTCCGGCGAAGATTTGCGTTCAGCCGCCGCATGAGACTGGACGCCAGGGCTCCGAATCCAGGTTAACGAGGGGGTCATCTCACTGCGTCATGGCCGCGCTTGTCGCGGCCATCCACGCGACGACACGAGGCAAATGTGAGGATATGAGGCGGAAGTACCGTCTCCGCGCGAAGCGTTTCGCGGTTGACCGGCGTGGATGCCCGGCACAAGGCCGGGCATGACGGCTGAGA
Above is a genomic segment from Methylocystis rosea containing:
- a CDS encoding transposase → MIEQYLSDEHWQAVAPVLPGKQGDPGCRGRDNRLFLEAVFWIVRTGAPWRSLPPRFGKWYTAYTRYHRWDRKGVWPRVVAALNACDFQYDEDGLRFTPCDEIGLAERARSDADARQSAASQLIGV